A genome region from Thermoanaerobacterium xylanolyticum LX-11 includes the following:
- the deoC gene encoding deoxyribose-phosphate aldolase, protein MEIAKMIDHTLLKPDATDSDIKKLADEAKEYGFASVCVNPCHVKLVADVLKDSDVKVCTVIGFPLGANTTETKVFEAKEAISNGANEIDMVLNIGKLKSGDYNYVKKDIEAVTKAAKSFGEIIVKVILETCYLTDEEKVKACEITVDAGADFVKTSTGFGSGGATVHDVELMRKTVGENFGVKASGGIRTADFAKEIVKAGANRIGTSSGIQIVKGW, encoded by the coding sequence GTGGAAATTGCAAAGATGATAGATCATACTTTATTAAAACCGGATGCAACTGATTCTGATATTAAAAAATTGGCTGATGAAGCTAAGGAATACGGTTTTGCGTCTGTGTGCGTAAATCCATGCCATGTAAAACTTGTAGCTGATGTTTTAAAAGACAGTGATGTAAAGGTATGTACAGTTATCGGTTTTCCTCTTGGCGCTAATACGACTGAAACCAAGGTGTTTGAAGCAAAAGAAGCCATATCAAATGGGGCAAATGAAATAGACATGGTTTTAAACATAGGCAAACTGAAATCTGGCGACTACAATTATGTGAAAAAGGACATAGAAGCTGTGACAAAGGCAGCTAAATCTTTTGGAGAAATCATAGTTAAAGTTATCTTAGAGACATGTTATCTTACTGATGAAGAAAAAGTAAAAGCCTGTGAAATTACAGTTGATGCAGGGGCAGATTTTGTTAAAACATCAACTGGATTTGGCAGTGGTGGCGCAACTGTACACGATGTTGAATTGATGAGAAAAACTGTTGGCGAAAATTTTGGTGTTAAAGCATCAGGTGGCATAAGAACTGCAGATTTTGCTAAAGAAATTGTAAAAGCAGGTGCTAACAGGATTGGTACAAGCTCTGGAATTCAAATCGTAAAAGGATGGTAA
- the era gene encoding GTPase Era: MAFKSGFAALIGRTNVGKSTLLNALLNEKVAITSDKPQTTRNTIQGILTGEDYQVIFIDTPGIHKPKHKLSEFMIESVKKTLAEVDLIIYMVEPDVEVGPGDKYIIDHLINIETPVILVINKIDTVSHETVDMSIQIFKQLYNFKDILPISALKNMNIDLLKHTIVSYIPEGPQYFPSDYITDRPEKFLVSEIIREKILNYLEDEVPHGVYVEVDSMKAREDKDILDIEAFIYCEKESHKAIIIGKNGQMLRRIGSSARIELESLFGQKIYLDLWVKVRKGWRDNVSILRNFGYVIDKN; encoded by the coding sequence ATGGCATTTAAGTCAGGATTTGCTGCATTGATTGGAAGAACTAATGTTGGTAAATCTACTCTTTTAAACGCATTGTTAAATGAAAAGGTGGCTATAACTTCAGACAAGCCGCAAACCACCAGAAACACCATCCAAGGTATTTTGACAGGTGAGGACTATCAAGTGATTTTTATTGACACACCTGGTATACATAAACCAAAACACAAATTAAGCGAATTCATGATTGAATCCGTAAAAAAAACTTTGGCAGAAGTAGATTTAATAATCTACATGGTAGAACCAGATGTTGAAGTAGGACCAGGTGATAAATATATCATCGATCACCTTATAAACATTGAAACACCAGTAATTTTGGTCATAAATAAAATAGACACTGTTTCCCATGAAACTGTAGATATGTCAATACAGATATTTAAGCAACTTTATAATTTTAAAGATATACTGCCAATATCTGCTTTAAAAAATATGAATATAGATCTTTTAAAACACACAATAGTATCGTATATACCAGAAGGGCCGCAATACTTTCCAAGCGATTATATAACAGATAGGCCTGAGAAGTTTCTCGTATCAGAAATAATAAGAGAAAAAATATTAAATTACCTTGAAGATGAGGTACCACACGGTGTATACGTAGAAGTTGACTCGATGAAAGCAAGAGAAGATAAAGACATATTGGACATAGAAGCGTTTATATACTGTGAAAAAGAGTCTCACAAGGCTATTATCATAGGGAAAAACGGACAGATGTTAAGAAGGATAGGAAGTAGTGCCAGAATAGAGTTGGAAAGTTTATTTGGCCAAAAGATATATTTGGATCTGTGGGTAAAGGTGAGAAAAGGTTGGAGAGATAATGTCAGCATTTTAAGGAATTTTGGCTATGTAATTGACAAAAATTAA
- a CDS encoding diacylglycerol kinase produces MKIKKLIDSFNYAIEGIIYAFKTEKNMKIHFVAALFVLVLSLFYNFSKLEMIAIIVTISLVLIAEMINTAIETIVDLITDEYHALAKIAKDVAAGAVLISALNAVFVAYLLFFHRLNPWVNILLTRIRNSPTHITFITLIVVMILTIILKAYFGKGTPLRGGLPSGHSAIAFCLATASTFISKNMLISTISFIMAFLVAQSRVEGKIHSAFQVIVGAIIGILITILFFQIFK; encoded by the coding sequence TTGAAGATAAAAAAATTGATAGATAGTTTTAACTATGCTATAGAAGGAATCATATATGCATTTAAAACAGAAAAAAACATGAAAATACACTTTGTGGCGGCCCTTTTTGTGTTAGTCTTAAGTTTGTTTTACAATTTTAGCAAACTTGAGATGATAGCCATAATAGTTACAATATCTCTTGTCTTAATTGCTGAAATGATAAACACAGCTATAGAGACTATAGTCGATTTAATAACTGATGAATATCATGCTTTAGCTAAAATAGCCAAAGATGTGGCTGCTGGTGCTGTGTTGATATCTGCTTTAAACGCTGTATTTGTCGCATACTTGCTATTTTTCCATAGGCTTAATCCGTGGGTTAATATTTTGCTTACAAGGATAAGAAACTCTCCTACCCATATTACATTCATTACACTTATAGTTGTGATGATATTGACCATAATTTTAAAAGCCTATTTCGGAAAAGGGACGCCACTGAGAGGTGGTTTGCCAAGCGGGCACAGTGCAATAGCATTTTGCCTTGCAACAGCATCAACTTTTATATCTAAAAACATGCTGATATCAACCATAAGCTTTATTATGGCTTTTTTAGTGGCACAAAGCAGAGTTGAAGGTAAAATACATTCTGCTTTTCAGGTAATAGTAGGTGCTATTATTGGGATACTTATAACGATATTGTTTTTTCAGATTTTTAAATAA
- the ybeY gene encoding rRNA maturation RNase YbeY — translation MNILIDNRQDKVDAQGLDRIVEDVVRTALEVEGVVDDVEVSVSFVDNEEIHKLNKYYRNVDKETDVLSFPLVEFEEIYTDIDEEDDDLDEVQPIGDIVISLEKAKQQAEEYGHSFIREVAYLTAHSMFHLMGYDHETEDEKKVMRAKEEEVMRRLKIER, via the coding sequence ATGAATATTTTAATTGATAATAGACAGGATAAAGTTGATGCACAGGGATTGGATAGGATAGTAGAAGATGTGGTGCGAACAGCGTTGGAAGTGGAAGGCGTTGTCGATGATGTGGAGGTAAGTGTATCTTTTGTCGACAATGAGGAAATTCATAAGTTAAATAAGTATTACAGAAATGTCGATAAAGAAACTGATGTATTATCTTTTCCACTGGTGGAGTTTGAAGAAATATATACAGATATAGACGAAGAAGATGATGATTTAGATGAAGTACAACCTATAGGTGATATAGTAATTTCTTTGGAGAAGGCAAAGCAACAAGCTGAAGAATATGGTCATTCCTTTATAAGGGAAGTTGCGTATCTTACAGCACACAGCATGTTTCATTTGATGGGATACGATCATGAGACAGAAGACGAAAAAAAGGTAATGAGGGCAAAAGAAGAAGAAGTTATGCGACGTCTAAAAATAGAAAGGTGA
- a CDS encoding HD family phosphohydrolase → MHIKDMPIRKIFLSQKAYLIYITIIYIIVSIFLFYTAITPPKIDIKAGDVAQIDIKAPKDIVDNLATQKKIQEAMNSVNPKYDYDENVAQESYIKLTDFFNKLRSVRKSSGQIDEKLNTLKETLPIKLDDQSLKVLLSAEDNTIIAVESLAISTEKATMSRQITDDALSGALSSVKSIVDSSDLNQDLKPIVYKILSSVISPNMIYNATETEMARKEAASKVEPVVYKKGQNIIVSGEVVTDDQIQVLQALGLLKNNSRVDFAMLSGIIVLLGVSLFIAGYYIIKLNKKVREKYAYIQILYLLGVIYYFIVIALKNINPLLIPSELIALSVSVILDPFIAITLNTFFSIISGMMLNFNQAFFVMSIFGGTIGAIKMANSKQRIDFVKAGIYVSAANTLSILGVGLINSNNILSVLENSLWGIISGAFSVILAIGLLPFWESGFDIITPLKLLELSNPNNPLLKKLMMDAPGTYHHSIIVANLAEAGSDAIGANSLLTRVGAYYHDIGKVKRPYFFKENQFTDENLHDKISPDLSSLVITSHVKDGVELAKKYKLPEDIINLIREHHGTSLVKYFYSKALKTDDLCEEDSFRYPGPKPQTKESAILMLADSIEAAVRSLRDPTDDEIEAMVNKIIDDRLKDGQLNESNLTLKDIKDLSKSFLTSLNGIFHRRIEYPEIENNKAEVLQ, encoded by the coding sequence ATGCATATAAAGGACATGCCGATTAGAAAAATATTTTTAAGTCAAAAGGCATATTTGATATATATTACAATTATATACATCATTGTATCGATATTTCTGTTTTACACAGCAATAACGCCGCCTAAAATCGATATAAAAGCTGGAGATGTTGCTCAGATAGATATTAAAGCACCTAAGGACATTGTTGACAATTTAGCAACACAAAAAAAGATTCAAGAAGCCATGAACAGTGTAAATCCTAAATACGATTACGATGAAAATGTTGCACAAGAATCTTACATTAAGCTTACTGATTTTTTTAATAAACTTAGGAGTGTTAGAAAGTCAAGTGGACAGATTGACGAAAAGCTCAATACACTAAAAGAAACACTACCAATTAAACTTGATGACCAATCTCTTAAAGTTTTGCTTTCTGCTGAAGACAATACAATAATTGCGGTGGAATCTTTGGCTATTTCAACTGAAAAAGCCACGATGTCACGTCAGATTACAGATGATGCTTTATCTGGCGCGTTAAGCAGTGTAAAAAGTATTGTAGATAGCTCAGATCTAAATCAAGATCTAAAGCCGATAGTGTATAAAATACTATCTTCTGTCATATCTCCTAATATGATATACAATGCAACTGAGACTGAGATGGCAAGAAAAGAAGCTGCCTCAAAGGTAGAGCCTGTCGTCTATAAGAAGGGGCAAAATATCATTGTAAGCGGTGAAGTAGTTACAGACGATCAAATCCAGGTATTACAAGCATTGGGACTTCTTAAAAATAATAGCAGAGTAGATTTTGCGATGCTATCTGGCATCATCGTCTTATTGGGCGTGTCTTTATTTATTGCTGGCTATTATATAATTAAGCTTAATAAAAAAGTGAGGGAGAAGTATGCGTATATCCAAATACTTTATCTTTTGGGGGTAATATATTATTTCATAGTTATAGCATTAAAAAACATAAATCCGTTGCTTATTCCATCAGAGCTTATTGCCTTATCTGTTTCGGTCATATTAGATCCTTTTATTGCCATAACGCTTAATACATTCTTTTCTATTATAAGTGGCATGATGCTAAATTTTAATCAGGCTTTCTTTGTAATGTCCATATTTGGAGGGACAATTGGAGCCATAAAGATGGCTAATTCAAAGCAGAGAATCGATTTTGTCAAAGCTGGCATATATGTAAGTGCTGCTAATACATTGTCTATATTAGGAGTAGGGCTTATTAATAGTAATAATATTTTATCTGTTTTAGAAAACAGCCTTTGGGGAATAATTAGCGGTGCTTTTAGTGTCATATTAGCCATAGGGTTACTTCCATTTTGGGAATCTGGTTTTGACATTATAACACCTTTGAAATTGCTGGAGCTTTCAAACCCAAATAATCCTTTGTTGAAGAAGCTGATGATGGATGCTCCTGGTACATATCATCATAGCATAATAGTCGCTAATTTGGCTGAAGCAGGATCTGATGCAATTGGTGCAAACAGCCTATTGACACGAGTTGGGGCATATTACCATGATATAGGTAAAGTAAAAAGACCGTATTTTTTCAAAGAAAATCAATTTACGGATGAAAATTTGCATGACAAAATATCGCCGGATCTAAGCTCACTGGTGATTACATCTCACGTTAAAGACGGTGTTGAGCTTGCTAAAAAGTATAAGTTACCTGAAGATATAATAAATTTAATACGAGAACACCATGGTACATCTCTCGTAAAATATTTTTACAGTAAAGCGTTAAAGACAGATGATTTATGTGAGGAAGACTCGTTTAGGTATCCGGGTCCAAAACCTCAGACTAAAGAATCTGCAATTTTAATGTTGGCAGATTCTATTGAAGCTGCTGTAAGGTCCCTTCGCGATCCTACAGATGATGAAATTGAAGCTATGGTCAACAAAATAATTGATGACAGATTAAAAGATGGTCAGCTTAATGAAAGCAATTTAACTTTAAAGGACATAAAGGATTTGTCAAAGTCATTTTTGACATCTTTAAACGGAATATTTCATCGCAGGATAGAGTATCCTGAAATAGAAAATAATAAGGCAGAGGTGTTACAATGA
- a CDS encoding PhoH family protein, translated as MKEVTIDINNIEQAANLFGKFDENIKLIEEGMDVKIVVRDDMIKISGEEANVDGAEKVFSELIDIINSGEIITAQNVLYAMRLVNMGEEEKLKSILSDIVCITSRGKQIRCKTYGQKRYVNAIRSNEIVFGIGPAGTGKTYLAMAMAVTSLKNKEVGRIILTRPAVEAGERLGFLPGDLQEKVDPYLRPLYDALYDILGAETFQKYMEKGLIEVAPLAYMRGRTLDDSFIILDEAQNTTPEQMKMFLTRIGFGSKAVITGDVTQVDLPKGKRSGLKDVIEILNGIEGIEFVLLKEQDVIRHPLVAKIVKAYEVFEKSKKTDDAEEENSSWED; from the coding sequence TTGAAAGAAGTAACAATTGATATCAATAATATTGAACAAGCTGCAAATTTATTTGGCAAGTTTGATGAAAATATAAAATTGATTGAAGAAGGAATGGATGTAAAAATTGTCGTCAGAGATGATATGATTAAAATCAGCGGTGAAGAAGCCAATGTGGATGGTGCAGAAAAGGTGTTTAGTGAGCTTATAGATATAATCAATAGTGGTGAGATTATAACAGCTCAAAACGTTTTATACGCCATGAGATTAGTCAATATGGGAGAGGAAGAGAAGCTAAAATCTATCTTATCTGACATTGTATGCATTACATCAAGAGGAAAGCAGATAAGATGTAAAACTTATGGTCAGAAACGCTACGTAAACGCCATAAGAAGTAATGAGATTGTCTTTGGAATTGGACCTGCAGGAACAGGAAAAACGTATCTTGCTATGGCAATGGCTGTAACATCTTTGAAAAATAAAGAAGTCGGGCGAATTATTTTGACAAGGCCGGCAGTTGAAGCAGGAGAGCGACTGGGCTTTTTGCCAGGCGATTTGCAAGAGAAGGTTGATCCATATTTAAGACCGTTGTATGATGCATTATATGATATTCTTGGAGCTGAAACATTTCAAAAATACATGGAAAAGGGGCTTATTGAAGTTGCCCCATTAGCGTATATGAGAGGCAGAACTTTGGACGATTCATTTATAATACTTGATGAAGCTCAAAATACTACTCCAGAGCAAATGAAGATGTTTTTAACAAGGATTGGATTTGGTTCTAAAGCGGTTATAACAGGCGACGTTACACAGGTGGATTTGCCTAAAGGAAAAAGATCTGGACTTAAAGATGTCATTGAGATTTTAAACGGTATTGAGGGTATAGAATTTGTTTTACTAAAAGAGCAGGATGTTATAAGACATCCCCTTGTTGCTAAGATAGTAAAAGCTTATGAAGTATTTGAAAAGTCTAAAAAAACTGATGATGCGGAAGAAGAAAATTCTTCTTGGGAGGATTAA
- the yqfD gene encoding sporulation protein YqfD: MLAIKLWNFLYGYAIIKIEGLSIERFLNIVISKNIYVWDVERMNHTTIVAKISLKGFKLLLPYTKMTNCRVYIVEKRGLPFIVFYLKRRRMLVLGAIACVILAYIFSMFIWSIEIDGGQNISEASIISELDKLGLKAGVLKSSVNIHKIQQEFLVDEKDVAWIGIDIKGTKAIVKVVKKTAPPAVLDENVPCNIIAKKDGIIYKMTVLEGDALKKVGDTVKMGDVLVSGIIERPNTNTRFVHSMGTILARVWYEGYADVNLVQQKYKRTGRKVTMTKISMGSSTLTLLSRKIDFKNYDREVRNLTSSASPIKIINETYYETVPIEVKLTKDEAEKLAVESALKNISSAFGKDAKIVNRQEKMTMINANVLRADVIVEVIEDIGTQENINYNAEVKIERSNN; this comes from the coding sequence TTGCTGGCCATAAAATTGTGGAATTTTTTATACGGGTATGCTATTATAAAAATAGAAGGCTTGTCGATAGAGAGATTTTTAAATATTGTTATATCTAAAAATATATATGTATGGGATGTAGAAAGGATGAACCATACCACAATAGTAGCAAAGATCAGTTTAAAAGGGTTCAAGCTTCTACTGCCGTATACGAAAATGACAAATTGCAGAGTTTACATCGTCGAAAAAAGAGGGTTGCCATTTATTGTCTTTTATCTAAAGAGAAGAAGAATGTTGGTTTTAGGTGCAATAGCGTGTGTGATACTAGCATATATTTTTTCGATGTTTATATGGTCTATTGAGATAGATGGTGGACAAAATATAAGTGAAGCTTCTATAATTTCAGAACTTGATAAATTGGGGCTTAAGGCTGGTGTTTTAAAGTCGTCAGTAAATATTCATAAGATTCAACAAGAATTTTTGGTGGATGAAAAAGATGTGGCATGGATTGGTATTGACATAAAAGGTACAAAAGCAATAGTTAAGGTTGTAAAGAAAACTGCACCACCTGCTGTATTAGATGAAAATGTGCCATGTAATATAATAGCTAAAAAAGATGGTATAATATATAAAATGACAGTATTAGAAGGTGATGCTTTAAAAAAAGTTGGAGATACAGTAAAGATGGGAGACGTCTTAGTATCTGGGATAATAGAAAGACCCAATACAAACACGCGATTTGTACATTCAATGGGTACAATATTGGCAAGAGTCTGGTATGAAGGCTACGCAGATGTTAATTTAGTGCAGCAAAAGTACAAGAGGACTGGTAGAAAAGTCACTATGACAAAAATTTCAATGGGAAGCAGCACATTGACTCTTTTGTCGCGAAAAATCGATTTTAAAAATTATGATAGAGAAGTGAGAAATTTGACTTCATCCGCTTCTCCAATAAAAATCATAAATGAGACATATTACGAGACGGTGCCGATTGAAGTAAAGTTGACAAAAGATGAAGCAGAAAAATTAGCTGTGGAAAGTGCTCTTAAAAACATTTCATCTGCTTTTGGAAAAGATGCTAAAATAGTCAATAGACAAGAAAAGATGACAATGATAAATGCAAACGTCCTACGGGCTGATGTTATAGTGGAAGTGATAGAGGATATTGGAACGCAAGAAAACATCAATTATAATGCGGAGGTAAAAATTGAAAGAAGTAACAATTGA
- the yqfC gene encoding sporulation protein YqfC has protein sequence MKSNTIKEGILNLVDFPKDVLLNLPKITVIGNTQITVENHRGIIEYIPERIRINSTIGMIRITGKNMIINSVMTEILVITGKILNIEIIV, from the coding sequence ATGAAGTCAAATACCATAAAAGAAGGAATTCTAAATTTAGTGGATTTCCCTAAAGATGTTTTATTAAACCTTCCTAAGATAACAGTAATAGGCAACACGCAAATTACTGTAGAAAATCATAGAGGCATAATAGAATATATTCCTGAAAGGATAAGAATCAATTCTACGATAGGCATGATTAGAATAACAGGTAAAAATATGATTATAAATTCAGTTATGACAGAGATACTGGTTATTACTGGTAAAATATTAAACATAGAGATAATTGTATAA
- a CDS encoding GatB/YqeY domain-containing protein → MALKDRLYKDMVDAMKSKDVFRKNILSMVRSSILQVEKDTGKVLDDEGVINVISREIKQRKEVLPEYEKGGRQDLVDKANREIEIMLEYMPQQLTDDEIDEIVRGVIDETGATNKNDIGMVMSKVMPLVKGKADGNKVKMIVSQHLQ, encoded by the coding sequence ATGGCCCTTAAGGATCGATTGTACAAAGATATGGTTGATGCTATGAAATCAAAAGATGTATTCAGAAAAAATATTCTAAGTATGGTTAGATCTTCGATATTGCAAGTAGAAAAGGATACAGGAAAAGTCCTTGATGATGAAGGGGTCATTAATGTAATTTCAAGAGAAATAAAACAAAGAAAAGAGGTTTTGCCTGAATACGAAAAAGGTGGCAGGCAAGATTTGGTAGATAAAGCGAATCGTGAAATAGAAATTATGCTGGAATATATGCCACAGCAGTTGACTGATGATGAAATAGATGAAATCGTAAGAGGCGTTATTGATGAGACTGGTGCTACAAACAAAAATGATATAGGAATGGTTATGAGTAAAGTGATGCCTCTTGTAAAAGGTAAAGCTGATGGCAATAAAGTTAAAATGATAGTTTCGCAGCACTTACAATGA
- the rpsU gene encoding 30S ribosomal protein S21: protein MSEVRVGENESLDNALRRFKRQCSRSGVLSELRKREHYESPSVKRKKKSEAARKRKYKFGK from the coding sequence GTGTCAGAAGTTCGAGTTGGAGAAAATGAGTCCCTTGATAATGCATTGAGAAGATTTAAGCGCCAATGCTCAAGAAGTGGCGTTCTTTCTGAATTAAGAAAAAGGGAACATTATGAAAGCCCAAGCGTAAAACGCAAAAAGAAATCAGAAGCAGCAAGAAAAAGAAAGTACAAATTTGGGAAATAA
- a CDS encoding histidine triad nucleotide-binding protein: MSDCIFCKIINREIESKIIYEDDYVVAFPDINPQAPVHLLIVPKAHIDSPLDIDERNKELVGHVYVIAKKLAKQYEIDSKGYRIVSNCGDDGGQTVHHIHFHLLGGRFMTWPPG; encoded by the coding sequence TTGAGCGATTGCATTTTTTGCAAGATCATAAATAGGGAGATTGAATCAAAAATAATTTATGAAGATGATTATGTGGTTGCCTTTCCCGATATTAATCCACAAGCGCCAGTTCACTTGCTTATAGTCCCAAAAGCTCATATTGATTCTCCATTGGACATTGATGAAAGGAATAAAGAGCTTGTAGGCCATGTCTATGTAATTGCAAAAAAGCTGGCTAAGCAGTATGAGATTGATAGCAAAGGATACAGGATAGTGTCTAATTGTGGTGACGACGGCGGACAAACTGTTCACCATATACATTTTCATCTTTTAGGCGGAAGATTTATGACATGGCCTCCAGGGTAA
- the mtaB gene encoding tRNA (N(6)-L-threonylcarbamoyladenosine(37)-C(2))-methylthiotransferase MtaB, which yields MAKANIALDADEFYDIYGRKKTVSFFSLGCKVNQYETEAMAEIFKSLGYDVVGFDEYADVYVINTCTVTGRGDMKSRQEIRKAKKINPDSVVAVVGCYSQVASNEVLNIPEVNVVLGTKNKGEIVKLVEKAANANKVNAVEDIFKDRKFEELKISAQEGHTRAYLKIQDGCNQYCTYCIIPYARGPIRSRKPNDIFDEVKRLRDNGYKEVVLTGIHVASYGKDLENVDLLDIIKMIHEIEGIERIRLSSIEPTFLTEDFVREVSLLPKFCRHYHISLQSGSDSVLKRMGRKYTTSEYKRIVERVRKYIEDVAITTDVMVGFPGETEREFNETYEFAKDIEFSKMHVFKYSRRAGTKAADYPDQIKNSVKEERSKILIKLSEECELKFYRKFLGSTLNVLFEQRTKELNDYVEGLTDNYIRVAVKSDLNIKNKILPVKLIDLKKDFAIGNIVEGGEMVERLHFLQDHK from the coding sequence GTGGCAAAGGCAAACATAGCTTTAGACGCTGACGAATTTTATGATATATATGGCCGCAAAAAAACCGTGTCATTTTTCTCATTAGGTTGTAAAGTAAATCAATATGAAACGGAAGCTATGGCTGAGATTTTCAAGAGTTTAGGATATGATGTTGTAGGGTTTGATGAATATGCTGATGTATATGTCATAAATACATGCACTGTGACTGGTCGAGGTGATATGAAATCAAGACAGGAAATAAGAAAGGCTAAAAAAATAAATCCAGATTCTGTAGTAGCTGTGGTTGGCTGTTATTCGCAAGTGGCTTCAAATGAAGTCTTAAATATACCTGAAGTCAATGTTGTTTTAGGAACTAAAAACAAAGGAGAAATAGTTAAATTAGTAGAGAAAGCAGCAAATGCTAATAAGGTGAATGCTGTTGAAGATATATTTAAAGATAGAAAATTCGAAGAACTTAAAATATCGGCTCAAGAAGGTCATACGCGGGCGTATTTAAAGATACAGGATGGATGTAATCAATACTGCACTTATTGTATTATACCGTATGCCAGAGGGCCTATAAGAAGCAGAAAGCCCAATGACATATTTGATGAAGTTAAAAGGCTGAGGGATAATGGCTATAAAGAAGTGGTGTTGACAGGCATACACGTTGCATCATATGGCAAAGACTTGGAAAATGTGGATTTGCTTGATATAATAAAGATGATACACGAAATCGAAGGCATCGAAAGAATACGCTTAAGTTCAATTGAGCCTACATTTTTAACCGAAGATTTTGTAAGAGAAGTTTCTCTTTTGCCGAAATTTTGCAGACACTACCATATATCATTGCAAAGCGGTTCGGACAGTGTCCTTAAAAGAATGGGCAGAAAGTACACAACAAGCGAATACAAAAGAATTGTTGAGAGAGTTAGAAAGTACATCGAAGATGTGGCAATAACCACTGATGTAATGGTAGGGTTTCCAGGAGAAACGGAGAGAGAGTTTAATGAAACCTATGAATTTGCTAAGGATATAGAATTCAGCAAGATGCATGTATTTAAGTATTCAAGGCGAGCCGGTACAAAAGCGGCAGACTACCCTGATCAAATTAAAAACTCTGTCAAAGAAGAAAGAAGTAAAATATTAATTAAGCTTTCAGAAGAATGCGAATTGAAATTTTACAGAAAGTTTTTAGGTAGCACTTTAAATGTGCTATTTGAACAGAGGACTAAAGAGTTAAATGATTATGTGGAAGGACTTACTGACAATTATATAAGAGTAGCAGTAAAGTCAGATTTAAACATTAAGAATAAAATACTACCTGTAAAATTGATAGACTTAAAAAAAGATTTTGCCATAGGAAATATAGTTGAAGGAGGTGAGATGGTTGAGCGATTGCATTTTTTGCAAGATCATAAATAG
- a CDS encoding RsmE family RNA methyltransferase, producing MGCNIIKEKVSAVRRLFIKDEDIKDGIVRIYGDDAHHIKDVLRLRIGTDLVVSNGVKQYNASILSIESTSVLLKIVDELHQVVESSINVTLFQGLPKSDKMDLIVQKCTEIGIKKIVPVETEFSIIKVKEKSIGNKINRWNKISQEASKQSGRLIVPEVLEPISFTIAVNYINEFDLCVMPYERETNVRLKDVLKENNGAKNICIFIGPEGGFSHSEVDTATKNGAVIVTLGPRILRTETAGIVAGSIILYELGDLG from the coding sequence ATGGGTTGCAATATTATCAAGGAAAAAGTGAGTGCTGTGAGAAGGCTTTTTATAAAAGATGAGGATATAAAAGATGGCATAGTCAGAATATATGGTGATGACGCGCATCACATAAAGGATGTATTAAGGCTAAGGATTGGAACTGATTTGGTGGTTTCTAATGGAGTAAAACAGTATAATGCTTCTATTCTTTCTATCGAAAGCACATCTGTTTTATTAAAGATAGTCGATGAGTTGCATCAAGTTGTAGAGAGTTCTATAAATGTGACTTTATTTCAGGGACTGCCGAAGTCTGACAAAATGGATTTGATTGTTCAGAAATGCACAGAAATTGGAATAAAAAAAATTGTGCCTGTTGAAACCGAATTTTCTATTATAAAGGTTAAAGAAAAAAGCATAGGAAACAAAATAAACAGGTGGAATAAAATTTCTCAAGAAGCATCAAAGCAATCTGGAAGATTGATAGTGCCAGAAGTTTTGGAGCCGATAAGTTTTACTATTGCTGTAAATTACATCAATGAGTTTGATTTATGCGTAATGCCGTATGAAAGAGAGACCAATGTTAGGTTAAAAGACGTTTTAAAAGAGAATAATGGTGCAAAAAATATTTGCATTTTTATCGGGCCTGAAGGTGGCTTCTCGCATAGTGAAGTAGACACGGCGACTAAAAATGGTGCTGTAATTGTTACATTGGGTCCAAGGATTTTAAGAACAGAAACGGCTGGTATTGTGGCTGGTTCTATAATTTTGTACGAATTAGGAGATCTAGGATAG